A window of Mytilus edulis chromosome 10, xbMytEdul2.2, whole genome shotgun sequence contains these coding sequences:
- the LOC139492689 gene encoding LOW QUALITY PROTEIN: GTPase IMAP family member 9-like (The sequence of the model RefSeq protein was modified relative to this genomic sequence to represent the inferred CDS: inserted 1 base in 1 codon; substituted 1 base at 1 genomic stop codon), whose amino-acid sequence MDYEGYTMDYDDGAMAIRCLKAYNAFTASRVLNYFTFDFVFFICKILDSKYTDFEASNEIRIVLIGRTGSGKSATGNSLLGKEQFESMVSASSITSKCTRGKSTRNGKKIIVVDTPGLFDTGMANATITTEIVKCIGMTSPGPHAMVLVIGIGRFTKEEQDTVRYFVDHFGEGMLRHMIVLFTRKDDLSKQNQSICDYVRKVPKELALIIQQCDNRYIAFNNXRDRTDXKKQVVEFYDLVDRKLVNNDGSCYTSEIFQEAEIALQRRMHVQRKQLEEQKRKEKEHLETQIKNKYEKILKKEIFKKNRIEEESTSRRIENTLKSLEQQIKLSEIRSTMIEKEQLQRELDESNRRLQKHIVAKNRELETELKRKDDEYKLKMETDKLRQKERNNVENDDDGALSDIIEGFKKLGLGVVKAGMKFFNFFELK is encoded by the exons ACTTTACATTTGactttgtatttttcatttgtaaaattttagaTTCAAAATATACAGACTTTGAAGCTAGTAATGAAATACGTATAGTTCTAATTGGAAGAACAGGATCTGGGAAAAGTGCCACTGGAAACTCTCTTCTTGGTAAAGAGCAGTTCGAATCCATGGTTTCTGCTTCCTCCATAACTAGCAAGTGCACACGGGGGAAGTCTACTCGAAATGGAAAGAAAATAATAGTTGTTGATACACCCGGACTTTTTGATACTGGAATGGCGAACGCAACGATTACAACGGAAATAGTAAAATGCATTGGAATGACGTCTCCAGGGCCGCACGCTATGGTGCTAGTTATTGGTATCGGTAGATTCACGAAAGAAGAACAAGACACAGTCAGGTATTTTGTCGATCATTTCGGTGAGGGAATGTTGCGACATATGATAGTTCTGTTCACCAGGAAAGACgacctttcaaaacaaaatcagtCAATCTGTGATTACGTTAGAAAAGTACCAAAGGAACTGGCATTAATTATTCAACAGTGTGATAATCGCTATATTGCTTTCAATA GACGAGACCGGACAGACTAAAAAAAACAAGTTGTAGAATTTTATGACCTTGTCGATCGTAAGCTCGTTAATAATGACGGGTCCTGTTATACAAGTGAAATATTTCAAGAAGCAGAGATAGCGTTACAAAGAAGGATGCATGTGCAGCGTAAACAGTTAGAAGAACAGAAGAGAAAGGAAAAGGAACATTTAGAGACACAAATAAAAAACAAGTatgaaaagatattaaaaaaagaaatttttaagaaaaatagaatCGAGGAAGAGTCGACCTCAAGAAGGATAGAAAACACATTGAAATCATTAGAACAACAGATTAAATTGTCGGAAATAAGGAGTACTATGATAGAAAAGGAGCAACTACAAAGAGAACTAGACGAATCGAATCGTAGATTACAAAAACACATAGTGGCAAAGAATCGAGAACTAGAAACAGAACTTAAACGAAAGGATGATGAGtataaattaaaaatggaaacgGACAAACTTAGACAAAAAGAAAGGAACAACGTAGAAAATGATGACGATGGAGCACTGTCTGATATCATTGAAGGTTTCAAAAAGCTAGGTTTAGGTGTGGTAAAAGCTGGAATGAAATTCTTTAACTTctttgaattgaaataa